A stretch of Thermococcus bergensis DNA encodes these proteins:
- a CDS encoding type II secretion system F family protein produces the protein MGIKEKILKFIERLGEKTIEVSERPISRIPKTLTLQERLQLLKKLQEEVSQEREEKYEKELEEIVEWRKRELEESFTHRFSEFMLRHFRGPVESFTKSLKGLDYDLVRANIKMSKEQFVALMLGVSIFTAIFAFLMGVLLLMPADISLMLGILGFIGGFLYMRNYPRIVWRRRVVEVEKALPYVLRHMASLLSAGVGIAEAMVSVANADYGPISEEFELMIREMHGGTSFEDALTRFEEKMSSESVSRVVKQILRATKFGGNLADILYKLAEDFSFEYRMKLVEYIQKVNGVAFVYMFITIIMPTLFVVAILAASLMNRGLAMPVEGLAVILLFGFPAISTLVVFMIKRSEPR, from the coding sequence TTGGGGATAAAAGAGAAAATACTTAAATTCATTGAAAGGCTGGGTGAAAAAACTATAGAGGTTAGCGAACGCCCTATTTCAAGAATTCCTAAAACCCTAACGCTCCAAGAGAGACTTCAACTCCTGAAAAAACTTCAAGAGGAAGTCTCTCAGGAAAGAGAAGAAAAATACGAAAAAGAACTTGAAGAGATTGTCGAATGGAGAAAAAGAGAGCTAGAGGAATCTTTCACCCATAGATTCTCAGAATTTATGCTTAGGCACTTTAGGGGCCCAGTTGAATCATTTACAAAGTCTCTAAAGGGACTCGACTATGATCTCGTGAGGGCTAACATTAAAATGAGTAAAGAGCAGTTCGTTGCATTGATGCTGGGTGTTTCCATTTTCACTGCAATTTTTGCTTTTTTAATGGGCGTTCTCCTCCTCATGCCAGCTGACATCTCCCTGATGCTTGGGATACTTGGCTTTATTGGTGGTTTCCTGTATATGAGGAACTACCCAAGAATAGTCTGGCGGAGAAGGGTTGTAGAGGTAGAAAAAGCCCTTCCATATGTTTTGAGACACATGGCATCGCTCTTAAGTGCTGGAGTTGGTATAGCTGAGGCAATGGTATCGGTTGCCAATGCGGATTATGGTCCAATCTCTGAGGAATTTGAGCTTATGATAAGAGAGATGCATGGTGGCACGTCGTTTGAGGATGCACTGACCAGGTTTGAGGAAAAGATGTCCTCTGAAAGCGTTAGTAGAGTTGTAAAGCAGATCCTTAGGGCCACAAAATTCGGTGGAAACTTGGCGGATATTCTCTACAAACTTGCCGAAGACTTTTCCTTTGAATACAGAATGAAGCTTGTGGAATACATCCAAAAGGTAAACGGTGTCGCCTTTGTCTATATGTTCATAACCATAATAATGCCCACGTTATTCGTTGTGGCTATACTGGCTGCTTCTTTAATGAATAGGGGGCTAGCGATGCCTGTTGAGGGATTGGCAGTCATTCTGCTGTTTGGATTTCCGGCTATTTCAACACTAGTCGTATTTATGATAAAACGTAGTGAGCCGAGGTGA
- a CDS encoding FKBP-type peptidyl-prolyl cis-trans isomerase translates to MKVEKGDFVVFNYVGKFENGEIFDTTYEDIAKEAGIYVEDRTYGPLGANVGVGELIPGMDEALVGMGVGEKKTIVVPPEKGYGMPREDLIVDVPKSEFEKAGIEPTEGAYIMTDSGIARITAITEESVTLDFNHPLAGKTVIFEVEIVDIEKAKPESHEA, encoded by the coding sequence ATGAAAGTTGAAAAAGGAGATTTCGTGGTTTTTAACTACGTTGGGAAGTTTGAAAACGGGGAGATATTCGATACAACTTATGAGGATATCGCTAAAGAAGCTGGCATTTATGTGGAAGACAGGACATATGGGCCTCTGGGTGCTAATGTAGGTGTTGGCGAACTTATCCCCGGAATGGATGAAGCCCTTGTAGGGATGGGAGTTGGAGAGAAGAAAACTATAGTGGTCCCTCCCGAAAAGGGTTACGGAATGCCGAGAGAAGACTTGATAGTCGACGTTCCAAAAAGTGAGTTTGAAAAGGCCGGCATAGAACCCACCGAGGGAGCATACATAATGACCGACAGCGGAATAGCAAGGATAACAGCAATTACAGAAGAAAGCGTTACTTTAGACTTCAACCACCCATTGGCAGGGAAAACAGTAATATTTGAAGTGGAAATAGTGGATATAGAAAAGGCAAAGCCAGAATCACATGAAGCCTGA
- a CDS encoding type II secretion system F family protein: MAEIKFLRPLAKALEKVLPQRWVRRYELFLYSAGISFLALEFLLVSLLLASVVGVIVFILSPVKIYAIPLSLAVFLGIAYVYPYYLLSKKIEDMEKNLPDAFFYIASSLRAGVSFSEALEEASTARFGALTEEFKRTVQEIKKGRSTIEALKAFAIRNRKSSIIYRSTMIILEAYERGAPMADVLVAVANDVREILRIKKERKASTGMQAMFFIIASGFIGPAILGIVSQIMNSMSSPEMGFTLPLEAIGNISLAFVAIQAIVSGLGIGIIREGKFSAGFKYSAMLAILGEIIFLVATRVQISGFM; the protein is encoded by the coding sequence TTGGCCGAAATTAAATTCCTCCGACCTCTTGCGAAGGCCCTTGAAAAAGTACTTCCCCAGAGGTGGGTTAGAAGATATGAGCTCTTTTTGTATTCAGCGGGAATATCATTTTTGGCGCTTGAATTTTTGCTGGTATCTTTACTACTGGCATCCGTTGTAGGGGTAATAGTTTTCATTCTGTCTCCAGTCAAGATCTACGCAATTCCACTATCTCTTGCGGTGTTTTTGGGAATTGCGTATGTTTATCCATACTACCTCCTATCCAAGAAGATAGAAGACATGGAAAAAAATCTTCCCGATGCGTTCTTCTACATTGCAAGCTCTTTGAGAGCAGGTGTTTCTTTCTCAGAGGCTTTAGAGGAAGCTTCAACTGCGAGGTTTGGGGCATTGACGGAAGAATTCAAGAGAACCGTGCAGGAGATAAAGAAGGGCAGATCAACAATAGAAGCTCTAAAAGCTTTTGCAATAAGAAATAGGAAATCTTCGATAATTTACCGCTCTACGATGATTATCTTGGAGGCTTATGAAAGAGGAGCCCCAATGGCGGATGTGCTTGTGGCAGTTGCCAACGACGTCCGTGAAATACTGAGAATAAAAAAGGAGAGGAAAGCTTCGACTGGAATGCAGGCAATGTTCTTTATAATTGCAAGTGGGTTCATAGGGCCAGCTATCCTAGGAATTGTTTCCCAAATTATGAATAGCATGAGTTCTCCCGAAATGGGGTTTACTCTGCCCTTAGAAGCGATAGGAAATATTTCCCTTGCGTTCGTGGCAATACAGGCCATAGTTTCAGGCTTGGGGATTGGAATAATAAGAGAAGGGAAGTTCTCCGCAGGCTTCAAATACAGCGCAATGCTGGCTATACTTGGAGAGATAATATTCCTTGTGGCTACCAGGGTTCAGATATCAGGCTTCATGTGA
- a CDS encoding ATPase, T2SS/T4P/T4SS family produces the protein MEEKKKKRSGLSWIEEILSEEAVPLDNLIKKGERIEEKPEVKEEISPIVPEIKTPSKPLSAESQPETSLEEILKSTRGSPRVPLPTYYGEEVKVLDVYGNVRILRVKGEPIPIYEIRLPKLSEEEEKLVKIVRDRAIAEIQIDPESIPDPEERRRIFGRAVKNIMRELAPAISEARMDILVNLVVQNMIGYGKLDPLVRDDNLEEVMVIGTRRPVYVWHRKFYMCKTNIFFDDEREILNIIERIARQVGRRIDQQTPLLDARLPDGSRVNATIRPVSLDGPTLTIRKFKKDPLTIIDLLKYGTFNLEVASLLWIFIDGLGVKPANVLVAGGTGSGKTTTLNSLAMFIPPSERVISIEDTAELQLPIEHWVRLETRPPNIEGRGEITMDDLVKNTLRMRPDRIIVGEVRGPEARTMFTAMNTGHNGALYDFSVIQLSDSRFVLIGDLVEELFKKYSDRIERYKDLEYIVLEEKDRFEVVSVGADLKAGKHVVSRVWRRKVREGEKLMRIRTRTGNEVILTKTHPFFVFSNGDVVRKEAGKISVGDRVAVMMNPPKPPQRKALVDPNIYVGISDYYLVPNGNGMVKVPNNGLPPENAEYLLSINSNPVKLVREVDGDLAYIAGVLLGDGYIASNGYHLSATFDDEGYRNAFVNAISKFLPEYSPQTKISGKCTVVTVGSKIFAEMLLRIFGIPKGKKSEVWDVPDVVLSHDDLVRYFIAGVFDADGYVDESGPSIILTTKSENAARKIWYALQRLGIISTVSRVKNRGFKKGEIFRITISGVEDLRKFKSLIPLHHSKKVAKLEEILKTKRAYRGRRTYRVPISGEMIRPLRLRLNLTVAELSKLASHYAGEKVSESLIRHIEKNRSNEIRRSALRGIALALQQVAKDAGDEDAWVMAKRLQLIAEGDVYWDEVISVEEVDPKELGIEYLYDLTVEDDHNYVANGILVSNCMGTIHSNSARETIVRLESPPMSVPRIMIPALDVIIMQVRFNNRKKGTIRRITEIAEVSGIEGESVQLNTIYKYNPAKDELYPTGVPSRFLNQLAEHTGLTMEELLEERLKREVVLQWMVEKGIRSIEEVGHYIREFYIDQEELLRRIERDASIELTEKVRTVI, from the coding sequence TTGGAGGAGAAAAAGAAAAAACGTTCAGGATTGTCATGGATAGAGGAGATCTTAAGTGAAGAAGCGGTTCCGTTAGATAACCTCATAAAAAAAGGAGAGCGAATAGAAGAAAAGCCTGAGGTCAAGGAAGAAATATCCCCCATTGTGCCAGAAATTAAAACTCCTTCAAAACCCTTATCTGCTGAGAGTCAACCAGAAACTAGTTTAGAGGAGATATTGAAATCCACAAGAGGCTCACCAAGAGTTCCCCTTCCTACATATTATGGAGAGGAAGTGAAGGTTCTTGATGTATACGGAAATGTGAGGATCCTTAGAGTTAAGGGGGAGCCCATTCCAATCTATGAAATACGCCTTCCAAAATTAAGTGAAGAGGAAGAAAAGCTAGTAAAAATCGTCAGAGACAGGGCAATTGCAGAAATACAAATAGATCCTGAGAGCATTCCCGATCCGGAGGAGAGGAGAAGGATATTTGGAAGGGCTGTTAAAAACATAATGCGTGAACTTGCTCCGGCTATCTCCGAGGCAAGGATGGACATTCTTGTAAATCTGGTTGTCCAGAACATGATAGGTTACGGAAAACTTGACCCCCTTGTTAGAGATGATAACCTGGAAGAAGTCATGGTAATAGGAACGAGAAGACCAGTATACGTGTGGCACAGAAAGTTTTACATGTGCAAAACTAACATCTTTTTTGATGACGAGAGGGAGATATTAAACATTATTGAACGTATAGCAAGGCAGGTTGGAAGAAGAATTGATCAGCAAACCCCGCTCTTAGATGCTCGTTTGCCTGATGGAAGTAGAGTAAATGCGACCATTAGGCCGGTTAGTTTAGATGGGCCTACGTTGACCATAAGAAAATTCAAAAAAGACCCCCTTACGATAATTGATCTCCTGAAGTACGGCACATTTAACTTGGAAGTTGCGTCTCTGCTTTGGATTTTTATTGATGGTCTTGGAGTGAAGCCCGCAAATGTCCTCGTTGCCGGAGGGACTGGTTCGGGTAAAACTACTACTCTTAACTCACTGGCAATGTTCATTCCTCCAAGTGAGCGTGTTATAAGTATTGAAGATACTGCAGAACTTCAATTGCCAATTGAACACTGGGTAAGGCTTGAAACAAGGCCTCCAAACATAGAAGGAAGGGGAGAAATAACCATGGATGATCTCGTTAAGAACACCCTAAGAATGCGTCCGGACAGGATTATCGTCGGTGAGGTCAGAGGACCAGAGGCAAGAACAATGTTCACGGCAATGAACACGGGTCATAATGGTGCCCTTTATGACTTTTCCGTTATTCAGCTCTCTGACAGTAGGTTTGTCCTTATTGGGGATTTGGTGGAAGAGCTTTTCAAAAAATACTCAGACAGAATTGAGAGATACAAGGATCTTGAGTATATAGTCCTTGAGGAAAAGGATCGCTTCGAAGTTGTTAGTGTTGGAGCTGACCTTAAAGCGGGCAAGCACGTAGTTTCAAGAGTATGGAGGAGGAAAGTAAGGGAAGGAGAGAAGCTAATGCGCATACGAACAAGGACTGGTAATGAGGTTATTCTGACCAAGACCCATCCCTTCTTTGTGTTCTCTAACGGGGATGTCGTGAGAAAAGAAGCTGGAAAGATTAGTGTTGGAGATAGGGTTGCTGTAATGATGAACCCTCCTAAGCCGCCTCAGCGTAAAGCCCTTGTGGATCCAAACATTTACGTAGGAATAAGTGATTACTACCTTGTTCCTAATGGAAATGGAATGGTAAAGGTTCCAAACAATGGACTTCCGCCAGAAAATGCCGAATATCTGCTCTCTATTAACTCAAATCCTGTGAAATTGGTTAGGGAAGTGGACGGCGATCTTGCCTATATTGCTGGAGTACTCCTCGGCGACGGTTATATAGCTTCCAATGGCTACCACCTCTCAGCCACTTTTGATGATGAAGGATATAGGAATGCCTTTGTAAATGCTATCTCGAAGTTTCTGCCGGAGTATTCTCCGCAGACAAAGATCAGTGGAAAGTGTACTGTTGTAACAGTTGGTTCCAAAATCTTTGCTGAGATGCTCTTGAGGATATTCGGCATACCTAAGGGCAAGAAGTCTGAAGTCTGGGATGTTCCGGATGTTGTTCTTTCTCATGACGACCTTGTAAGGTACTTCATAGCTGGAGTGTTTGATGCTGATGGATATGTGGATGAGAGCGGACCTTCTATTATTCTAACAACAAAGAGTGAAAATGCGGCAAGAAAGATATGGTATGCACTTCAGAGACTTGGAATAATAAGCACGGTCTCCCGTGTGAAGAACAGAGGCTTCAAGAAGGGAGAAATTTTCAGAATAACTATAAGCGGGGTTGAGGATCTCAGGAAGTTCAAGAGCCTTATACCGCTCCATCATTCGAAGAAGGTTGCCAAACTTGAAGAGATTCTGAAGACTAAGAGGGCTTATCGTGGAAGGAGAACCTACCGCGTTCCAATCTCCGGGGAAATGATAAGACCCCTACGTTTGAGGCTGAACCTTACCGTGGCTGAGCTGTCAAAACTAGCCTCTCACTATGCAGGAGAAAAAGTTTCCGAGAGTCTCATCAGACATATTGAGAAAAACAGATCAAACGAGATAAGGCGGTCTGCACTCAGAGGCATTGCCCTTGCTCTTCAGCAGGTTGCCAAGGATGCTGGTGACGAAGACGCTTGGGTAATGGCAAAAAGACTCCAGCTGATTGCCGAGGGAGACGTTTACTGGGATGAGGTTATAAGTGTTGAAGAAGTTGATCCTAAGGAGCTGGGAATTGAGTACCTCTATGATCTTACAGTGGAAGATGATCACAATTATGTTGCCAATGGAATACTGGTGTCAAACTGTATGGGCACGATTCACTCTAACTCAGCCAGAGAAACAATCGTAAGGCTTGAGAGCCCGCCAATGAGTGTTCCAAGAATTATGATTCCTGCTTTGGATGTCATTATAATGCAGGTGAGGTTCAACAACAGAAAGAAAGGAACCATAAGAAGGATTACAGAGATAGCGGAAGTTTCCGGAATAGAAGGAGAAAGCGTTCAGCTGAACACCATCTATAAGTACAATCCGGCAAAAGACGAGCTCTATCCAACTGGAGTGCCAAGTAGGTTCCTGAACCAGCTTGCAGAGCATACTGGTTTAACAATGGAGGAACTCCTAGAAGAGAGGCTGAAGAGGGAAGTTGTCCTTCAGTGGATGGTAGAGAAAGGAATAAGGAGCATAGAAGAAGTTGGCCATTACATTAGGGAATTTTACATCGATCAGGAAGAGTTGCTGAGAAGAATAGAGAGGGATGCCTCAATTGAGCTAACTGAGAAAGTTAGAACAGTCATCTAG
- a CDS encoding carbohydrate kinase family protein translates to MDLVVLGHVAIDHIIFPDKREVIIPGGAAAAVATSAALSGAKVGLVTKVGKDFPKEWLESLKRILDIRGVHVLEGKTMHIYMIYHEDGSVDAPVEMGVAEKMGETEIPEDYLSAKIFHISPIPPEEQLKAINRLEGKRITVDFNPTYMEEYRTKRGLMKEIVSRVEVVFPNEREAMTITGETEVTKAAETLHEWGAKIVVVTLGEKGVLLYDGRDFKKFNALPVEEIVDPTGAGDAFAGGFLAYYAEGKDLEECVRQGLVRAREVLKKKGSWSI, encoded by the coding sequence ATGGATCTGGTAGTTTTGGGGCACGTAGCGATTGACCACATAATCTTTCCAGACAAGAGAGAGGTAATCATTCCCGGGGGAGCGGCGGCAGCGGTAGCGACTTCCGCCGCTTTAAGCGGAGCAAAGGTGGGACTGGTAACAAAGGTAGGCAAGGACTTTCCCAAGGAGTGGCTGGAAAGCCTCAAAAGAATCCTCGACATCCGGGGAGTTCACGTCCTCGAAGGAAAAACAATGCACATCTACATGATCTACCACGAAGACGGGAGCGTGGACGCGCCGGTTGAGATGGGAGTGGCAGAGAAGATGGGCGAAACAGAGATCCCAGAAGATTACCTCAGCGCTAAAATATTCCACATCTCACCAATACCTCCAGAGGAACAGTTAAAAGCAATAAACCGGCTAGAGGGCAAAAGAATCACCGTGGATTTTAATCCAACCTACATGGAAGAATACAGAACGAAAAGAGGGCTCATGAAGGAAATAGTGTCAAGAGTCGAGGTGGTCTTCCCAAACGAGAGGGAGGCGATGACGATAACAGGAGAGACTGAAGTCACAAAAGCCGCTGAAACGCTTCATGAATGGGGAGCCAAAATTGTCGTGGTAACCCTGGGAGAGAAGGGAGTTCTGCTTTATGACGGGAGAGATTTCAAAAAGTTCAATGCTCTTCCAGTAGAGGAAATTGTAGACCCTACCGGAGCGGGAGACGCTTTTGCCGGAGGGTTTCTGGCTTATTACGCAGAGGGAAAAGACCTCGAAGAGTGCGTAAGGCAGGGGCTGGTGAGGGCAAGAGAAGTGCTTAAGAAAAAGGGAAGCTGGAGCATCTAA
- a CDS encoding DUF2118 domain-containing protein, with protein MEKLPQLFVEADFEECFEGDTAKVDCIVIQDNIEARIQKGQKLPEFIDVKKAKFLRKEVYDRFHLYVDKYEHKMLCDARIILPDRRTEIRLYKGDELMLLPVEGFVSTIIAGVGNRVRKSDAFAAVTTKKGEVHYLKPPKNGVVVYIDEFTNRPHYIYYILPEE; from the coding sequence ATGGAAAAGCTTCCACAATTATTCGTTGAGGCAGACTTTGAAGAGTGCTTTGAAGGGGATACTGCAAAAGTTGACTGCATAGTCATCCAAGATAACATAGAGGCTAGAATACAAAAGGGACAAAAGCTCCCGGAGTTTATAGACGTTAAAAAAGCGAAATTTTTGCGAAAAGAAGTCTACGATAGGTTTCACTTATATGTGGATAAATACGAACATAAAATGCTCTGTGATGCGAGAATAATTCTCCCGGACAGGAGAACAGAGATAAGGCTGTATAAAGGAGACGAGCTAATGTTGCTTCCAGTGGAGGGATTTGTTTCCACAATAATAGCTGGAGTGGGGAACAGGGTTAGGAAAAGCGATGCGTTTGCCGCAGTAACGACAAAAAAAGGAGAAGTGCACTACCTAAAGCCCCCAAAGAACGGGGTAGTGGTTTACATCGACGAGTTCACAAACAGGCCCCATTATATCTACTACATCCTCCCCGAGGAATAG
- a CDS encoding DUF515 domain-containing protein, with protein MGTRVKPKILTRNFILRIKYYPVVLTVAEDIEEKIRRLRELGRVSVEEKEEKKAPTPIAGPSPPRKPSRLGRLREKERRKRIIIGASIIAVIIIAVVIGLYTTYQNRAAEKLQEAKLAKIKEVNQYFTGELENDPMKAQLINQINQAKSIDELEKINVKAIAEQRKAQLEQERLQREFQQAKATKLTQIEQSFELLLSQPLPEDIKSEAVQAYNQLKERVNSAKTKDEVSLIDPNPYLLELWRKYYYYLIDNTPTQKVILKKGTEKSVYTKTEAKYMLSKVTDFTELLQYTIEKAEMVQVALVLPRENVNGAFLSSGDKIKIFAQINSTVIRKIADEGYVNMVLFLTDSGVIAISESQQETKNIQTTSDTSYSDSYSENYAPGDQSISYEQSTEESHSVSQSSSQTVSASYTYNVKLNEILKAIAANKIAAADEVREQLSRYKLNLFDLEQSTGLLATDPTAKVLVIVEVPAEFVEDLLKYRNALYVTKITG; from the coding sequence GTGGGAACTAGGGTAAAGCCTAAAATACTTACTAGGAATTTTATATTGAGAATTAAATATTATCCGGTGGTGCTGACCGTGGCGGAAGATATTGAAGAAAAAATACGGCGCTTGAGAGAATTGGGTAGAGTTTCTGTTGAGGAAAAAGAAGAGAAAAAGGCCCCCACTCCTATTGCAGGGCCTTCTCCTCCCAGAAAGCCTTCGAGATTAGGAAGGCTCAGGGAAAAAGAAAGACGTAAGAGAATCATTATAGGTGCATCTATCATTGCTGTCATCATCATTGCTGTTGTTATTGGATTATATACCACATATCAAAATCGTGCTGCAGAGAAGCTTCAAGAGGCCAAACTTGCAAAGATTAAAGAAGTTAACCAGTATTTTACCGGGGAGCTTGAGAATGATCCTATGAAAGCCCAGCTGATAAATCAAATTAACCAGGCAAAAAGTATAGACGAGCTTGAAAAGATAAATGTCAAGGCAATAGCAGAGCAAAGAAAAGCTCAACTGGAACAAGAACGTCTTCAGAGGGAGTTCCAGCAGGCAAAAGCTACAAAACTGACGCAAATAGAGCAATCTTTTGAACTTCTTCTTTCTCAGCCGCTCCCAGAGGATATAAAGAGTGAGGCTGTTCAAGCTTATAACCAATTAAAGGAGAGAGTTAATTCCGCAAAAACAAAAGATGAAGTATCTTTAATTGACCCCAACCCGTACTTGCTCGAGCTATGGAGAAAATATTACTACTACCTCATAGATAACACACCTACACAAAAGGTTATCCTCAAGAAAGGAACAGAAAAAAGTGTATACACAAAAACAGAGGCAAAGTACATGCTCAGCAAAGTTACAGATTTCACCGAACTTCTCCAGTACACAATAGAGAAAGCTGAAATGGTGCAAGTTGCTTTGGTCTTACCAAGGGAGAACGTTAATGGTGCCTTCCTTTCCTCAGGAGACAAGATAAAGATCTTTGCCCAAATAAACTCCACAGTTATTAGGAAGATAGCAGATGAGGGATATGTAAATATGGTTCTCTTCCTGACTGATTCCGGTGTAATTGCAATATCCGAGTCACAGCAGGAAACTAAGAATATACAAACAACTTCGGATACATCATATTCGGATAGCTACTCTGAGAACTATGCTCCAGGAGACCAATCAATCTCTTACGAGCAGAGTACAGAGGAAAGCCATTCCGTAAGCCAATCAAGCTCACAGACGGTAAGTGCATCTTACACTTACAATGTGAAGCTAAACGAGATATTAAAGGCCATTGCGGCCAACAAGATTGCCGCAGCTGATGAAGTTAGGGAACAGCTCTCGAGATACAAGCTGAACTTGTTTGACCTTGAACAAAGCACTGGATTGCTGGCTACAGACCCCACTGCTAAAGTTTTGGTAATAGTTGAAGTCCCGGCAGAATTCGTTGAAGACCTCCTTAAGTATAGAAACGCCCTCTATGTAACAAAGATTACTGGGTGA
- a CDS encoding aconitase X catalytic domain-containing protein: MYLTKEEELILAGEYGYALQKAMEILVALGEIYNADRLIPIKSAQVAGVSYKNIGDAGIEFLKDFVDAGAKVSVYTTLNPAGIGDELFMEKQKEILELYRAMGIEVTSTCTPYYGANLPKFGDHIAWSESSAVIFANSIIGARTNREGGPSSLAAAIVGKTPNYGLHLEENRKATVIVEVNAKLKDFADYSFLGYYLGKALKNDIPYFKNLKPEKTDYLKELGASMAATGSIALYHVEGETPEYRHAIADKLEKIEVDERELEEVREKFNASWEEVEAIVIGCPHASIQEVKEVAEILKMRGKPLKVPLLITASRAVKALSDVLGYTDVIERYNGKIIADSCLIVSPVEKWYRGIATNSGKASFYFSSAGLKVRLENTEKLLLEAP, from the coding sequence ATGTACCTTACAAAAGAGGAGGAGTTGATACTTGCAGGAGAGTACGGCTATGCATTGCAGAAGGCTATGGAGATTCTCGTGGCTTTGGGAGAGATATATAACGCTGACAGGCTGATTCCGATAAAAAGTGCTCAGGTGGCTGGTGTTTCCTACAAAAATATCGGTGATGCGGGAATAGAGTTCCTCAAGGATTTCGTGGATGCGGGTGCAAAGGTTAGCGTTTACACTACCCTTAATCCGGCCGGAATTGGGGACGAGCTCTTTATGGAGAAACAGAAGGAAATACTCGAGCTCTATAGGGCAATGGGGATAGAGGTTACCTCCACCTGCACTCCATACTACGGTGCAAACCTTCCAAAGTTTGGCGACCATATAGCATGGAGCGAGAGCTCCGCGGTTATCTTTGCGAACTCCATAATTGGAGCCAGAACCAACAGGGAAGGGGGGCCCTCAAGTCTGGCAGCTGCAATTGTTGGCAAAACTCCAAATTATGGTCTTCACCTTGAGGAAAACAGAAAGGCAACGGTTATTGTTGAGGTAAACGCAAAGCTTAAGGACTTTGCAGACTACAGCTTCCTGGGCTACTACCTCGGCAAAGCTCTAAAGAACGACATACCCTACTTCAAAAACCTCAAGCCCGAAAAGACGGACTACCTTAAGGAGCTTGGTGCTTCGATGGCTGCAACTGGCTCAATAGCCCTCTATCACGTTGAAGGGGAAACTCCGGAATACAGACACGCCATAGCGGATAAGCTTGAGAAAATTGAGGTAGATGAGAGAGAGCTGGAAGAGGTCAGAGAGAAGTTCAATGCAAGCTGGGAAGAGGTGGAGGCGATAGTAATAGGCTGTCCCCATGCTTCGATTCAGGAGGTAAAAGAGGTTGCCGAGATTTTGAAGATGAGGGGGAAGCCCTTAAAGGTTCCGCTTTTAATAACTGCAAGCAGGGCTGTGAAGGCTCTCTCAGATGTTTTGGGCTACACTGACGTCATAGAGCGCTACAACGGGAAAATAATAGCCGACAGCTGTTTAATAGTCTCCCCGGTTGAAAAGTGGTATAGGGGAATAGCCACAAACAGCGGAAAGGCGAGCTTTTACTTCTCCTCCGCCGGGCTAAAGGTGAGGCTTGAGAATACGGAGAAACTGCTCCTTGAGGCTCCGTGA
- a CDS encoding LAGLIDADG family homing endonuclease, with protein MRRLKDLGQNELEELVNYVRELRGSGKGYSEITRIVFAEKGITVSRATVLRWCKGKHEPFNKIKLVKLEPSPHLSYVIGVYFGDGSIGLSEHKYRIRLKVVDREFAEAFARALEDIGANARVYVESDGRRDRFVAEATSKFLYMFLKQPKEALFEVAKEYPREFLRGFFDSEGCFNFNKNERQGFVSASNYNREVLTFCQKALESLGISSKIVLTKRKGTTVKIWGKEYQYSSDLYEIRIYRKDDLSKFYRLIGFTISRKQKLLEEYLGIHKK; from the coding sequence ATGCGCAGGTTAAAAGACCTTGGACAGAATGAACTTGAGGAGCTTGTTAATTATGTTAGGGAGTTGAGAGGTTCTGGCAAGGGTTATTCTGAAATAACAAGAATAGTATTCGCGGAAAAGGGCATAACAGTTTCCAGAGCAACGGTTTTGAGATGGTGCAAAGGAAAGCATGAGCCGTTTAATAAGATCAAGCTCGTTAAGTTGGAACCCTCTCCCCATTTATCTTACGTCATTGGGGTGTACTTTGGAGATGGGAGCATTGGTTTGAGTGAGCATAAATATCGGATTCGGCTAAAGGTTGTTGATAGGGAATTTGCTGAAGCATTTGCCAGAGCCCTCGAAGATATAGGGGCTAACGCAAGAGTTTACGTGGAAAGCGACGGGAGGAGAGACAGGTTCGTTGCCGAAGCTACTAGCAAGTTCCTTTATATGTTTTTGAAACAGCCGAAAGAGGCTTTGTTTGAGGTTGCAAAGGAATATCCCAGAGAGTTTCTCCGAGGGTTCTTTGACAGTGAAGGATGCTTCAATTTCAATAAAAATGAAAGACAGGGGTTTGTTAGTGCTTCAAATTACAACAGAGAAGTTCTAACTTTTTGTCAAAAAGCTTTAGAAAGCTTGGGAATAAGTAGCAAGATAGTTTTAACAAAAAGAAAAGGCACCACAGTAAAGATCTGGGGAAAAGAGTACCAATACTCCTCAGACCTCTATGAAATAAGGATTTACAGGAAGGACGACCTTTCAAAATTTTACAGACTAATAGGATTCACAATATCGAGGAAACAAAAACTCCTTGAAGAATATCTAGGCATTCACAAAAAATGA